A part of Lujinxingia sediminis genomic DNA contains:
- a CDS encoding aminotransferase class I/II-fold pyridoxal phosphate-dependent enzyme: MKPEDVLKFSLADFTYNDSDGVLNPPEDFDAWIQDPRVAMAMSFFEQPLHNSPKPRTELSGGHLGKRRPVINLTSYNYLGLSTHPEVVQAAAQALMHYGVGASGAAMLSGTFDQHVLLAQELAAFKGQDACMLFSSGYGGNLGAIQGLLQKGDVLVVDSKCHRSVVDGATLSGAKMVSFAHNDAASLDETLTRYAGKRRMVVVEGVYSMDGDVANLPALLDVCDAHDVPLYLDEAHSSLVYGETGRGLGEHFGVEDRIGVHFGTLSKAFGGVGGFVCGEASIMRYLKCYAASFQFSCALPPAIVAAMRKSLEVATRDNTLREQLWANVRHFRSNLIAMGLDIGESTSQVIPIIVGSSGEQLIELAMAAQERGLYLQPIDFPAVEAHSRRFRISVSAQLSAEDIDEASNIIEDVIARPLGLVGAA; encoded by the coding sequence ATGAAGCCTGAAGACGTGTTGAAGTTTAGCCTGGCCGATTTTACCTACAACGACAGCGATGGGGTGCTGAATCCTCCCGAGGATTTCGATGCCTGGATTCAGGATCCGCGTGTCGCCATGGCCATGAGCTTCTTTGAGCAGCCGCTGCACAACTCCCCCAAACCTCGGACCGAGCTCAGCGGCGGGCATCTGGGTAAGCGCCGTCCGGTGATCAACCTGACCTCCTACAACTACCTGGGGCTCTCGACGCACCCGGAGGTGGTGCAGGCCGCTGCCCAGGCCTTGATGCACTACGGGGTGGGGGCGTCGGGGGCGGCGATGCTCTCGGGCACCTTCGATCAGCATGTGCTCCTGGCTCAGGAGCTCGCGGCGTTCAAAGGTCAGGACGCCTGCATGCTCTTCTCAAGCGGCTACGGCGGGAACCTGGGCGCGATCCAGGGACTGCTGCAGAAGGGCGACGTGCTGGTGGTGGATAGCAAATGCCACCGCAGCGTGGTCGATGGCGCGACGCTCTCCGGCGCGAAGATGGTGAGTTTTGCCCATAACGACGCCGCCTCGCTCGACGAGACCTTGACGCGCTATGCTGGCAAACGCCGCATGGTGGTGGTCGAGGGTGTCTACTCGATGGACGGCGACGTCGCCAACCTGCCGGCCTTGCTCGATGTATGCGATGCCCACGATGTGCCGCTCTATCTGGACGAGGCGCACTCCTCGCTGGTCTACGGTGAGACCGGACGCGGGTTGGGTGAGCATTTTGGCGTCGAAGATCGCATCGGCGTGCATTTTGGGACGCTGAGCAAAGCCTTTGGCGGGGTGGGCGGCTTTGTGTGCGGCGAAGCCTCGATCATGCGTTATCTCAAGTGTTACGCGGCGTCCTTCCAGTTCTCCTGCGCGCTGCCGCCGGCCATTGTCGCCGCGATGCGCAAGAGCCTGGAGGTGGCCACGCGCGACAACACGCTTCGCGAGCAGCTCTGGGCCAATGTGCGCCACTTCCGCTCCAACCTGATTGCGATGGGGCTTGATATTGGCGAGTCCACCTCGCAGGTGATTCCGATCATCGTGGGGTCGTCTGGCGAGCAGCTCATCGAGCTTGCGATGGCCGCTCAGGAGCGTGGGCTTTACTTGCAGCCGATCGATTTCCCGGCGGTCGAGGCCCATAGTCGCCGCTTCCGCATCTCGGTCTCGGCACAGCTAAGCGCAGAGGATATCGATGAGGCCTCCAACATCATCGAAGACGTGATCGCTCGCCCGCTGGGGCTTGTGGGCGCGGCGTAA
- a CDS encoding 3-hydroxyacyl-ACP dehydratase FabZ family protein: MAAVRETAIDLSDAGISKTLRRLRRRPLVEPERWPLGVGGALEGRALVEDLLPQRGPMLLVDALVGVDRSERLALGRRTITADHVGLEGHFPNDPVLPGVLLIEMMGQVGLCLYTLLLREEVPEEAAALQVRATKILGAHFVGEVRPGDTVELLVQATSFDTMLGECVAQALVDGEVVGVMAGEVTVF, from the coding sequence GTGGCAGCAGTGCGTGAGACGGCGATCGACCTGAGTGACGCGGGGATTTCAAAGACCTTGAGGCGTCTGCGTCGCCGCCCGCTTGTGGAGCCTGAGCGTTGGCCTCTCGGAGTGGGGGGGGCGCTTGAGGGGAGGGCGCTGGTTGAGGATCTTTTGCCCCAACGAGGTCCGATGCTTCTGGTCGATGCGCTTGTGGGGGTTGATCGATCCGAACGCCTGGCACTCGGTCGGCGGACGATCACCGCGGATCATGTCGGGCTGGAGGGGCATTTCCCAAACGATCCGGTGCTTCCCGGGGTGCTGCTCATCGAGATGATGGGGCAGGTAGGGCTTTGTCTCTACACCCTGCTTTTGCGCGAGGAAGTCCCGGAGGAGGCCGCCGCCCTGCAGGTGCGTGCGACCAAGATATTGGGCGCGCATTTTGTTGGCGAGGTGAGGCCGGGGGATACCGTCGAGTTGCTCGTGCAGGCCACCAGCTTCGATACGATGCTCGGCGAGTGTGTGGCGCAGGCGTTGGTCGATGGCGAGGTGGTGGGGGTGATGGCCGGTGAAGTGACGGTTTTTTGA
- a CDS encoding TIGR02450 family Trp-rich protein, giving the protein MPLAPHNPSKVLGSHWRRVEPEDRGKHWEVVRFDRRTGEVVLRGVLTGEEVKMPWRELRDRERWTPGWV; this is encoded by the coding sequence ATGCCCCTTGCGCCGCATAACCCGTCGAAGGTGTTGGGAAGCCATTGGAGGCGGGTGGAGCCCGAAGATCGCGGCAAGCACTGGGAAGTGGTGCGTTTTGACCGACGCACTGGCGAGGTGGTGCTGCGTGGCGTGCTTACCGGCGAGGAGGTGAAGATGCCGTGGCGCGAGCTTCGGGACCGGGAGCGCTGGACGCCGGGGTGGGTATGA